The Methanomassiliicoccales archaeon genome includes a region encoding these proteins:
- a CDS encoding phosphate uptake regulator PhoU encodes MRAELRRVQKTGTSTLTVSLPKEWADSSNLKPGDQVSMAIQPDGTIILDTHTDKRREVLKKEIWTNGDESVEHLTRKLIGAYLVGYNVIEVRSKERMEPSAKGAVREFSRLAIGPEIVEETANSIIMHDLSDPVELPLEKCIRRMQLIVRSMHADAIEALRLEDKGLAEDVIDRDTDVDRLYWMAMKQNNLVARDRKMGERMGIDIFGSNDLMLVARGIERIGDHAVRIARNALLSAEDEEKLEGADQLKTLSAEAMSVLEKGMEALFRKDIDKANAIIDEGRNVVRKCEKVGRGLLTESSRDAIITNMVLDSIIRSTMYGVDIAEIAINGAMRT; translated from the coding sequence ATGAGAGCCGAACTACGCAGAGTACAGAAGACCGGTACTTCCACCCTGACCGTCTCGCTTCCTAAGGAATGGGCCGACTCGTCCAATCTGAAACCTGGAGATCAGGTATCCATGGCCATCCAGCCAGACGGCACTATCATACTCGACACGCACACCGACAAGCGGCGGGAGGTCCTGAAGAAGGAGATATGGACCAACGGCGATGAGAGCGTCGAGCACCTTACGCGCAAGCTCATAGGCGCCTACCTGGTGGGATACAATGTCATAGAGGTGCGCTCCAAGGAACGCATGGAACCCAGCGCGAAAGGTGCGGTACGGGAGTTCTCCAGATTGGCCATAGGCCCGGAGATCGTGGAGGAGACGGCCAACAGCATCATCATGCACGACCTGTCCGACCCGGTGGAGCTGCCGCTGGAGAAATGCATACGCCGCATGCAGCTCATCGTCCGCTCCATGCACGCCGATGCCATAGAGGCCCTGCGCCTAGAGGACAAAGGATTGGCGGAGGACGTCATCGACCGGGACACCGATGTGGACCGGCTGTACTGGATGGCCATGAAGCAGAACAACCTGGTGGCCCGCGACCGCAAGATGGGGGAGCGCATGGGCATCGATATCTTCGGTTCCAACGACCTGATGCTGGTGGCCAGGGGAATAGAGCGCATAGGCGACCACGCCGTGCGCATAGCCCGGAACGCATTGCTCAGCGCCGAGGACGAGGAGAAGTTGGAGGGAGCGGACCAGCTGAAAACGTTGAGCGCCGAGGCCATGAGCGTGCTGGAGAAGGGGATGGAGGCGCTCTTCCGCAAGGACATCGACAAGGCCAACGCCATAATCGACGAGGGCCGGAACGTTGTGCGGAAGTGCGAGAAGGTCGGCCGCGGGCTTCTTACCGAGAGCAGCCGCGACGCCATCATCACCAACATGGTGCTCGATTCCATCATCCGTTCCACCATGTACGGCGTGGACATCGCCGAGATAGCCATCAACGGAGCGATGCGCACCTAG
- a CDS encoding mRNA surveillance protein pelota — MKVLHQDRFKGEIKMQVEVADDLWHLYNILTPGDLVYASTYRREETKSDKIRAERGEKKRMTLGIRLEKVEFGEFDNRLRLLGVIEEGPQDVGAYHTLIMEEGEVLSVVKVQWKPSQLERVRRAVEDSKKPCVIFISLDDDEATVAVLRQFGVQRLADIFAGGHGKDYATKEEGNYFGEIIAKAKQAHSPGVPLIVLGPGFAKETLMAKGKEKEPEMFSKSFLYHTGQSGMTGIQELMKRGMGAEVLKDSRVAEETELVEKLLEAVGTDGLATYGPKEVREAAKAGAVELLLILDSMVREKDVEALMRSVEDARGRVTVVSELHEGGKKLESLGGMAALLRYRV; from the coding sequence ATGAAGGTACTGCACCAGGACCGGTTCAAGGGCGAGATCAAGATGCAGGTGGAGGTGGCCGACGATCTGTGGCACCTCTACAACATTTTGACCCCCGGCGATCTGGTGTACGCCTCCACGTACCGTCGGGAGGAGACGAAATCCGACAAGATCCGGGCGGAGCGGGGGGAGAAGAAGCGCATGACCCTGGGCATACGTCTGGAAAAGGTGGAGTTCGGGGAGTTCGACAACCGCCTGCGGTTGTTGGGCGTCATCGAGGAAGGCCCGCAGGACGTTGGTGCGTATCACACCCTGATCATGGAGGAGGGCGAGGTGCTCTCCGTAGTGAAAGTACAATGGAAGCCGTCACAGCTAGAACGGGTACGCAGGGCGGTGGAGGATTCCAAAAAACCGTGCGTCATCTTCATATCCCTGGACGATGACGAAGCTACCGTAGCTGTGCTGCGCCAGTTCGGCGTGCAGCGCCTGGCTGATATTTTTGCGGGCGGGCACGGCAAGGATTACGCTACTAAAGAAGAGGGGAACTACTTCGGCGAGATCATTGCCAAAGCCAAGCAGGCCCACTCGCCCGGCGTTCCTTTGATCGTCCTAGGCCCCGGCTTCGCCAAGGAGACGCTAATGGCCAAGGGCAAGGAGAAGGAGCCGGAGATGTTCTCAAAATCCTTCCTTTACCATACCGGTCAATCAGGCATGACCGGCATACAGGAGCTGATGAAGCGGGGCATGGGAGCGGAGGTGCTCAAAGATTCGCGCGTGGCCGAGGAGACCGAGCTGGTGGAGAAGCTCCTCGAAGCGGTGGGGACGGACGGACTGGCGACGTACGGTCCCAAGGAAGTGCGCGAGGCGGCCAAGGCCGGAGCGGTGGAGCTGTTGCTTATCCTCGATTCCATGGTCCGAGAGAAGGACGTGGAGGCGCTGATGCGTTCCGTGGAGGACGCCCGCGGGCGGGTGACCGTCGTCAGCGAGCTGCACGAGGGCGGGAAGAAGCTGGAGTCGCTGGGCGGGATGGCCGCGCTGCTCCGGTACCGGGTCTGA
- a CDS encoding phosphate ABC transporter substrate-binding protein, producing the protein MENKTKYAVIGVVAIMIVAAIGFAVLNQGEDGSITITQKGSDTMLELCQYWAEDFMTENDNVTVEISGGGSSTGFTALISGQVDLAQASRQIKSSELASANSSGVTPVEFKVAIDGISIITSDDNTIQNLTMEQLRGIYNGTITNWNQVGGADHAITLYGRQSTSGTYEYFWEVVLKKENYSASMNMLSGNSAIVAAVQGDEYGIGYVGLGYANATGIEIVDLKANESSTAFSPKDKAAVLDGDYALSRYLYIYSDGTPTGAIADWLEWILTADGGQAVAEEVGFYALPSDMLSEQLAKLS; encoded by the coding sequence ATGGAGAACAAGACGAAATACGCAGTGATCGGCGTGGTCGCCATAATGATCGTGGCGGCCATCGGATTTGCCGTTCTCAATCAGGGCGAGGACGGGTCGATCACCATCACCCAGAAGGGGTCCGACACGATGTTGGAGCTCTGCCAGTATTGGGCCGAGGACTTCATGACCGAGAACGATAACGTTACCGTGGAGATATCGGGCGGCGGAAGCAGCACCGGTTTCACCGCCCTCATCAGTGGCCAGGTGGACCTGGCGCAAGCGTCCCGGCAAATAAAGAGCAGCGAGCTGGCCAGCGCCAACTCCAGCGGCGTAACCCCGGTCGAGTTCAAGGTGGCCATCGATGGAATATCGATAATCACCAGCGACGACAACACAATACAGAATTTGACCATGGAGCAGCTGCGCGGCATCTACAACGGCACGATCACCAATTGGAACCAGGTGGGTGGGGCCGACCATGCCATAACATTGTACGGCCGCCAGTCCACGTCCGGCACTTACGAGTACTTCTGGGAGGTTGTGCTGAAGAAGGAGAACTACTCCGCCAGCATGAACATGCTCTCCGGTAACTCGGCGATAGTGGCCGCGGTGCAGGGCGATGAGTACGGCATCGGATACGTCGGACTAGGTTACGCCAATGCCACCGGTATCGAGATAGTTGACCTGAAGGCGAACGAGAGTTCCACGGCTTTCTCCCCGAAAGATAAAGCCGCGGTGCTCGACGGCGACTACGCGCTGAGCAGGTATCTGTATATCTATAGCGACGGGACGCCCACGGGCGCGATCGCCGATTGGCTGGAGTGGATCCTGACCGCTGACGGAGGCCAGGCGGTGGCCGAGGAGGTCGGGTTCTACGCGTTGCCCAGTGATATGCTCAGCGAGCAGCTGGCAAAACTAAGCTGA
- the carA gene encoding glutamine-hydrolyzing carbamoyl-phosphate synthase small subunit: protein MAKCFLVLEDGTIMEGTGFGYMENTSGEVVFSTGMTGYQESLTDPSFRGQILTMSYPLIGNYGVNSRDMESEKVQVSGYVVRELCDAPSNGYGNGDLNSFLKENKIPGIAGIDTRSLIIRIRTAGTMKGAIVYDGDPNEHLEQLRKMPYPSESNLVGDVSPKEALHFPKEDAKKVALFDCGAKANIVRELRKRFELYQLPYDTPVKFFRDHEVDGLFISNGPGDPAHPAIKETIVSNVRQLKDDYPIMGICLGNQLLCEVFGGNTYKLKFGHRGVNQPVKYNDRVYITSQNHGYAVDPETMINSGMEIDQVNVNDGTVEGMRHNELPIFSVQYHPEARPGPRDTGFLFDDFAKMLEARK from the coding sequence ATGGCAAAGTGCTTCCTGGTGCTCGAGGACGGGACTATCATGGAGGGCACGGGATTTGGTTATATGGAGAACACCTCCGGGGAGGTGGTCTTCAGCACTGGGATGACCGGCTATCAGGAAAGCCTGACCGACCCCTCCTTCCGCGGCCAGATCCTGACGATGTCCTACCCGCTAATCGGCAATTACGGTGTCAACTCCCGCGACATGGAGTCGGAGAAGGTCCAGGTAAGCGGTTATGTGGTGCGGGAGCTATGCGATGCCCCCAGCAACGGCTACGGTAATGGGGACCTCAACTCATTTCTTAAGGAAAATAAGATCCCCGGAATCGCCGGCATCGACACCCGCTCTCTCATCATCAGAATCAGGACCGCTGGTACGATGAAAGGCGCCATCGTCTACGACGGCGACCCGAACGAACATCTGGAGCAGCTGCGCAAGATGCCCTACCCCTCAGAGAGCAACCTGGTCGGCGATGTCAGCCCCAAGGAAGCGCTGCACTTCCCCAAGGAGGACGCCAAGAAGGTGGCGCTGTTCGACTGCGGGGCCAAGGCCAACATCGTGCGCGAGCTGAGGAAGCGCTTCGAATTATACCAGCTGCCTTACGATACTCCGGTCAAGTTCTTCCGCGACCATGAGGTCGACGGTCTCTTCATCTCCAACGGGCCGGGCGATCCGGCCCACCCCGCAATCAAGGAAACCATCGTTTCCAACGTCCGCCAGCTGAAGGACGATTACCCTATCATGGGAATATGCTTGGGCAACCAGCTGCTCTGCGAGGTCTTCGGCGGCAACACCTACAAGCTCAAGTTCGGTCACCGCGGGGTCAACCAACCGGTGAAGTACAATGACCGGGTGTACATCACCTCCCAGAACCACGGGTACGCCGTGGACCCCGAGACCATGATCAATTCTGGGATGGAGATCGACCAGGTCAACGTCAACGACGGGACGGTGGAGGGCATGCGCCACAACGAGCTGCCCATCTTTTCCGTGCAATATCATCCGGAAGCTCGGCCGGGGCCGAGGGACACCGGTTTCCTCTTCGACGATTTCGCCAAGATGCTGGAGGCGAGAAAATGA
- the nifV gene encoding homocitrate synthase, with protein MFEKSPLITCDTTLRDGEQAAGIVFANIEKLRIAKLLDEIGVQQIEAGIPAMGGDEKKAVKDIAGLGLEASVLGWGRATIEDVQHSIDCDVDSVSISMSSSDIHIQNKLMKTREWVLEKVVESVEYAKDHGLYISCNAEDASRADPAFLVQFGKAAKEAGANRLRYCDTIGLLEPRRAYNEIKALREAVDMDIEMHTHNDFGMATANAVAGMQAGAKFVSTTVMGIGERTGNTPLEEIIMASKHLLHMDVNFHTERFREVAEYVARAAGREIPDWKPIIGTNCFAHEAGIHTDGIIKYLSNYEPYTPEEVGLSRKIVIGKHSGRHTIKQILANKGIEVSDELAGDILTQVRANSIALKRSLSENELIYIYQDFQSGHYKKTN; from the coding sequence ATGTTCGAGAAGAGTCCCCTGATCACCTGCGACACCACGCTGCGCGACGGTGAACAGGCCGCCGGGATCGTCTTCGCGAACATCGAGAAGCTGCGCATAGCCAAGCTCCTGGACGAGATAGGGGTGCAGCAGATCGAGGCCGGCATACCGGCCATGGGCGGGGACGAGAAGAAGGCGGTCAAGGACATCGCCGGCCTCGGGCTGGAGGCGTCCGTCCTGGGCTGGGGCCGGGCCACCATAGAGGACGTGCAGCACTCCATAGACTGCGACGTCGATTCCGTATCGATATCCATGTCCTCCTCTGACATACACATACAAAACAAATTGATGAAGACCAGGGAATGGGTCCTGGAGAAGGTGGTGGAGAGCGTGGAGTACGCCAAGGACCACGGTCTGTACATCTCTTGCAACGCCGAGGACGCCTCCCGCGCCGACCCGGCGTTCCTGGTCCAGTTCGGCAAGGCGGCCAAGGAGGCCGGGGCCAACCGTCTGCGCTACTGCGACACCATCGGACTGCTGGAGCCGCGCCGCGCATACAACGAGATCAAGGCACTACGCGAGGCCGTCGATATGGACATCGAGATGCACACCCACAACGATTTCGGCATGGCGACGGCGAACGCCGTCGCCGGCATGCAGGCCGGGGCTAAGTTCGTCAGCACGACGGTGATGGGGATAGGGGAGCGCACCGGGAACACCCCGCTAGAGGAGATTATAATGGCCTCCAAGCACCTGCTGCACATGGACGTGAACTTCCACACCGAAAGGTTCCGCGAGGTCGCCGAGTACGTGGCCCGCGCCGCCGGTCGGGAGATACCCGACTGGAAGCCCATCATAGGCACCAACTGCTTCGCCCACGAGGCCGGGATACACACTGACGGCATCATTAAGTACCTCAGCAACTACGAGCCCTACACCCCCGAGGAGGTCGGGCTGTCCCGCAAGATCGTCATCGGCAAGCACTCCGGCCGCCACACCATAAAGCAGATACTGGCCAACAAGGGCATCGAGGTCAGCGATGAGCTGGCCGGGGACATCCTGACGCAAGTGCGGGCGAACTCCATCGCTCTGAAGCGCTCGCTGTCGGAGAACGAGCTGATCTACATCTACCAGGACTTCCAGTCCGGTCACTACAAGAAGACGAACTAG
- the pstC gene encoding phosphate ABC transporter permease subunit PstC yields MALKLPVKSRKGRGRRRIDHVPSSERAIRYVLMAATWMSIIALAAVFAELLLGAFPAFTSIDIIDFFTGTVWNPSHPLYPLYGILPLFVATLMVSFGAALIAIPIGLGCTIWLAELASPRVKAIFKPAIEILAGIPSVIFGFFALVILSEWIAVIFDPINKLNALNGAIMLAVMMIPIMVTVAEDAINAVPRSLREASLALGATRWETIRHVVLPSALSGIVAAIVLAFGRAVGETMTVLMATGNAPLLSFDFLRSVQTMTAAIAIDFGEVEFGSEHYHVLFLVGLVLFIITFMINFLADWITRRYREEY; encoded by the coding sequence TTGGCACTGAAATTACCGGTCAAGAGCAGGAAAGGGCGCGGGAGGCGCCGCATTGACCACGTCCCGTCCAGCGAGCGGGCCATAAGATACGTGCTGATGGCCGCCACCTGGATGTCCATCATAGCCTTGGCCGCGGTCTTCGCCGAACTGCTCCTGGGCGCCTTTCCGGCGTTCACCAGCATCGATATCATCGATTTCTTCACCGGGACGGTGTGGAACCCCTCCCATCCCCTCTATCCTCTCTACGGCATCCTTCCATTGTTCGTGGCCACGCTGATGGTATCGTTCGGGGCAGCCCTCATCGCCATCCCCATCGGCCTGGGATGTACCATCTGGCTGGCCGAGCTGGCCAGTCCCCGGGTCAAGGCCATCTTCAAGCCGGCCATCGAGATATTGGCCGGTATTCCGTCGGTCATCTTCGGCTTCTTTGCCCTGGTCATACTCTCGGAATGGATCGCCGTCATCTTCGACCCCATCAACAAACTGAACGCGCTTAACGGTGCCATAATGCTGGCGGTCATGATGATTCCCATCATGGTCACTGTCGCTGAGGATGCCATCAACGCCGTCCCGCGCAGCTTGCGCGAGGCCTCGTTGGCCTTAGGAGCCACCCGCTGGGAGACCATCCGCCACGTGGTCCTGCCGTCAGCCCTCTCCGGGATCGTGGCGGCCATCGTCCTGGCCTTCGGCCGGGCCGTGGGCGAGACCATGACCGTGCTCATGGCCACCGGGAACGCCCCCCTGCTCTCCTTCGACTTCCTGCGCTCAGTGCAGACCATGACCGCCGCCATCGCCATCGACTTTGGCGAGGTGGAGTTCGGCTCCGAGCACTATCACGTGCTCTTCCTCGTCGGTCTGGTGCTGTTCATAATAACCTTCATGATCAATTTCTTGGCCGACTGGATCACCAGGCGCTACCGGGAGGAGTACTGA